ccactcacggtcacccATGCTCTGTCATGCGgcaatgttaacatgtgataaaaccagcaagtgcatctacaacgcgctcctaccatctaataggtgaaggataggtcctaatcccacccgagcatGCGTAGACGAGGTtagcttccatgctccgctcccgtCCTAgatggaatttcggcagcacctccccgctgttctcccgatacacgtcccggcggggagagtgtgtatccagagaacaacggggaggtcctGCCGAAACTCCGACTCGGATGGGAGCGGAACATGGGAGCTAACCTCGTCtgcgcatcctcgggctgtccaaataacgtggacaatccgaaacggatacggttatacatatgcgaagaacgcatacttccaaccgtatccgtttcggacgggagacgcctaactgggtaacGCGACCTACGACTACATGTGGCGGAAAGAGGGGTCATACCACAGGTGCCGGTGAagaaaggctagcggggcagtgccgAATCGTGCTCCTCCGGCTAGCCTCCAATGGGAGCCCtcctgaaaaagaaaaacaattagtgagaacgaaaaatttcggcagcacctcccctgtacgggaaggttaccaaacctgcaagaaaagacggcacgatggccgacaaacacatatacatgtcaggcatgatggccgacaaccacaaatgtatttccaatccatgcagaagaatataagcAGGTATTAACAAAGTaaactactactagtagtagtactgctacctcgtcgtcacggacggcgtcaccggcgcgtggagcagaggcgcgcgcgaggacggcgaggcgaggcgaggacggCGCGGCGAGGCGAGGACGGCGAGGCGAGGACGGCGCGGCGAGGACGGCGACGCAGGGCCAGCGGACGGCGAACGGCGCGTGGACGGCGGACGGCGCGCGGACGGCGGACGGAGCGGGGCACGCCGGATCGGGGCGGGGCAGCGATAGCGCCGGGGCGGGTCGGGGCGAGGCCGCGGCCGCTGCGGGGCCGACGCCGGAGCTGCACGCGGCGGCGCGCCTGGCCAGGGCCGGATCGAGGCGGGGCAGCGCCGGTGAGGGGCCTGGGCGGGGCGGCCGGCGCCGGGAGGGGCCCAGCGCGGGGGGGccagcgcggggggggggggggggacgcgcCGCGGGGGTGGCCCAGCGCGGGGGGGGGGGAGCGCGGGGGGAGGGGGGGCGCCGCCGGGGATGGCCGCGCCGCCGGGGAGGGACCAGCGcatgtggagatgtccaggttttagccacccgacgtcgccacttgcttgaaactttctcaaatttttaccatagcctccgcatgcgatgacaagacacgtcgtcaagtttcgtcattttcggactccgtttcgatttataaaatttaaaaacacttttcacgcgcgtggctcggcgtgttccgacaccaacacggtcgaaatttcacgcgaggccccgcacacggcctcaacatgctccaaacatcatgaatatcattttctgaatggccggattctattatttcatgtacctgcagtttaaatctggagctgccggaaaaaatcaaagaaacagaaaaaatctacgaaatatagcaaaataaatcaaaatgatcccaaacttggaatatatcatgtacttactgtatcaaggcaacacaaaaaactgggatcgaaaatcaaaaaaaataaaaattctttgcagactgccagggaggatggcagttggcaaagcctgcgcctttgccgactgctgacggagtggcagtcggcaaaggtgacggtgtggatggcgtcaaccatggcctgcctttgccgactgcaattctttgccaactgcctggcagtcggcaaagccaggcagtcggcaaatcctgctttgccgactgcaggaaattccagttggcaaagggacctctttgccgagtgtcgaaaaaaaacagttggcaaagaaaattgcagtcggcaaagagccagttTCCTGTAGTGAGACACGGTTACCCCGCTATATGTCTCTTGGTCATCCTGAGTATGCATCACACATTCTCATATAGTCTTGATATACATATATGTTTCCAAGTCAGCTCGGCTAAGTTCGATCTCATCCAATGCCCACACAAGTAGCTCAATCTAGTCGTCCAATTGAGTCAGAAATATGTATCTTGTTATTGCAGGTCATGGCGGAATACTCCTAAGAATCATCAAAAACATAATACCAATCTTCCGGCACGGACCCTTGCCCGTTCCTTTCTGCCAAAAAGGTATTCTACCTAGTTTGCTTTCTTTGCTTGTTTTCCCTACTGCCACTCACGCTTCTTGCTTGTTCAGGCCTCCTCAGATTAGTCACAAGAAGGTTAATCACAAGACGAATTGTTCAGGTATGGTGTGCCGCAGGCacgaagccagcggtggggctaggggggctctagccccccccCTACCCATCCTGCGCATGTGGAGCCCCCTTAAGtcctctcttaaaattttatgtatatatgtattaggtaggaggggctaagattaagagaagataaaaatgcctctattcttttgttttagcccctcctaaatttttttctggcttcgtcactggtGTGCCGTGTGCCCAGTGCATGTGCGGTGTAGGTTTTACATACATTTGGCCTGCAGTGGCAATAACTCTCCTGTGAACATCATGATTCTTGTGCCTTGGTATAATTGTCGTATATTTGATTATGACATGAGTTTTACACCTCTAACAATCATGTGCATCAGTTTCATATTATTTTGGAAATGAAGATACTAGCTTTCTATTTTCTTACCTTAATCAATAAGTCAAGCAATTGATTGCactttgttttttgttttctttacCATCTATCTTGTATGATGAACTTGGCTTCATAGTGCCGTGGATCATGTGTGCCGAGGTGAAATTTAGGTGATGCAAAACTTAGATGCTCAATATGTTGCAAAAAATAACTTGATGCAACACATTCAATGATTCTTGTTTGATTCCTCATGATACTTTAGCATAGATCTCATATTATTTCTATCCTTCTTTACTTGCCTTTCACTGGTATTGCTTTCTTTAAGTTTATTAAACATTGGTTGTCCTCATGAGTCATGACCTCACCTCATGTCTTGCTCTTTTTTTTGGTCTCATCTTTTCACTTGTACTTGTGATGCATATGTACAATACAACATAACCTTTTTTGTGCTTGTGCGATACCAAATTTTCTCTTGGCATCATTGTTATATATGCACACACACACTTGCACAATTCTTGTACTTTATAAGTATCACCTTTCACTTGAAACTCCTATGCCCTGCAGATGCTCCAAGTACTGCAGCCTTTGAGGGTATGCTGTCTACTCCACCAGCACCAGCTAAAATGTTTCCAGTTTCATCCACTAATGACACAGGTATGAGTACTCGTGTTAATGTTTATTGTGTCATGGTCCTACCTGACATCGTGTCTTCACTCTTCAGTTACCCAGGCCGCAACCCAAAGAGAGGAAGCTGAAATCACCAAGGCGCCAGCGGCTGCCTCGAATCTTGTTGCCGGGCTTCGTGTCCCACGCCAGCGTCGTCCCAACCCACAATACATTGGCCCAGAGTGGATTGCGTGAGTGCCAGGTGCCTCTGGCGGCAAGCCGGCAACAGCTCTGAGCTCTGTATAAGAGGCGTCTGTGTTTGGCTTGGCGAGGAACTGGACTTACGAACCTACTGCATGAcggtggtggcagtggcagcgAGTTGAACTTGATCTAACGCAATTTGTAAACTATTAGCACTATTGCATAGTCTATTCAGAGAAAAGTGTCCATGTGCATGTCGACCCCTGCAGTCCCCTAAAATAGCCTAATGTTCTACTGATTTTTTTGTGGGATGTCTGTATCTTGACCTTCGATTATAAGTTAATGCTGTCCTATATGGTCTGGTTCTGGATTAAACACTAAGGCTCTGATTATATGTTAATTTTGGAGACAACCATTAACTTTGCTCCTCCAAAATAAACAATTGAAGACTCATCTCCATATATACAGTAAGGAACAACTGAAGACTACCCTGATTTATACACCACAATCACAATGTCTGCCTATGGAACAGACGAGAACTGATCCGATCGAGTAATATACCATCGTATACAAAGACAACGAGTAATATACCATCATATACAAAAACAACTGATTAGGCGTACAACACTCACGGACCCGGTGCGCCATcctgaagaggaggaggatgcgcTGCTGTTGCTGGTACCGGTGCGCCATcctgaagaggaggaggatgcgcAGCTGTTGCTGCCTCTTTTTTTTGCGAGAGAATCACGAATCTTTTTTCGTATGTACTCGGTGGAAGCCAGACACAGCGCCTGTCTTCCTTCCGGATCACATAGCTGGTGATAGTATAGCTTTTTCTCgctgaatttcttcttcttgaagtCGTGGCAGACTAGGCAACGCACCTGGTTACCCTGCCTCTCACCAAATGGACCTACAGGTACCGCTCCATCTTGTATCTCCATATCCCTGCATGCATGTGATAGATATAGCTATCATATAGTTCAACTAAACAGAATTTTATTATCTGTGCTGATCAATTGGGACTACATCTTACCCGAATGCAGGGAAGTAGATCTTTAGGTAGTCGTTAACACACTGGCGAGTTTTGTTCTTGTCACTGAAACGACATTTTCTATATGAAAAGCAAACCATTAGATCACCTGTAAGCTAGCTTGTAAATCAGTTATGCATTCAAAGTGTAAATCAATTATGCATTCAAAGTGTAATTAGTTTCAGTACAGACCTTGGCAGCGCCTCTCTGTGAACCATTGCATGTATTTCAACCAACAATTTGTCCACAAACTCAATGCCGGTGCTAAAACCATCAGGGTAGATCACACAAATATGATTGAGGTAGTATGCATGAGCCCGATTAGCATTACCCATTCCCCTTAAATCAAATAATGCCTGGCCTCGGAGCAGCATTACGAGCTCAGGGTGTGCTCTGGTGATATCTAGAGGATGTGCATCATTGCTCACGGCAGTTGCAGCAGCTCTTCCTTCTCCCACCATCTGAGTCAATATGTCGAGCGCACGGTTCCATTCCCCTTGGCGAAGGCAGGCTTGTAAGTCATCTGATTCCCACCCTGCTCAACCTGCACTTCATCTCTGCAGCAACCAAACCAGAATCTATCAAGTAACTTTATTCACTGGCCTCTCACGCTGCTTTATTGGAAAAATAAAGTTTAAAACACTCCATCTTAAACAATGAAAAAGAAGAACGCTCACGCTGCAGCAATAGGCCCGGCTCCCAGAAATTCTTGCAAAGAAGGTGGCTCCTCACGTACTGATAACAACCTGTACATGGAGTTTATACTCAATTTCACGGATCATATGTATGCTTGCTTATAATAACATGCATGTAAGCCTAAATGCAACTTACGCCTCCAAGTTGTCAAGCTCCTCGTTTTCACCATCATAAGCCTCAATGCGTTTTTCAATAGGGAGTACGGTCCTACAATAAAAGTAgatgcgtgcatatattcagaACGTTTGTGACATAAGATGCAGTTAATTTGCTACATTGAACCTTAAACACAAGATGTGGAATTTACTTTTTCCATGGCAGTATAAACTTGTTTAAAAAATGAAGTCTCATACTCCACCGGCCTCAAAACCAAATAACTGAACTCCATAATTATTCCAGCAGCAAAGAATTCCTTCTTCCAGTTCCATAAAAAGCATAGTTTCAAATATTTCCGATTCTATGCATATTCTTCCAGTTCCATAAAATCCATGGTTTCAAAGAATTCCGATTACTCTTGGACGACATCCATACCCTATCTCACCGGTCCCATAACCCTAGCACATTCAGCCAGCATACTATATATCCAATAATCCAATAATAAATCCAAATTCCTCCAACAAGAGCACGTATCCATGACAGCTGATCGATTAAATAAAACTTGTTTCAAATGAATTCCATAACCCTAGCACATTCAGCCAGCATACTATATATCCAATAATCCAATAATAAATCCAAATTCCTCCAACAAGAGCACGTATCCATGACAGCCGACCAATTCGTCCTTGATGTCAATTTCAACGAACCCTTGATTTCAATTTCAACGAACCCAATTCAATCTCACGCCAAACAAACACGAATCGAGCGATTAGTAGGGAGAAAGGTAGAAGCAAACTCTGTGTTTGCCGCCTGATGAGGCTGGCGGCCAGGGTcgtctccgcctccacctccaccccCAACTCCGCGTCCGACTCCTCCGCCCGCAGCTCCAACTCCGCTTCCGCTGCGCCTCATGGAAGGAAAGGCATCCATACCTCAATCCATGAACAAAGATTGATGACCAGCACAAAAATTTTGGTAGAGGAGAAATAGAAATGCGTACAGCGCGTCGCTTGTCGTCCCCTGAGCGGGATCGCGACGAAAGGGAAGCACCTCCACCTCCGCCTCTCCCTCGGTCTCCACCCCCGCCTCCGTCACCGCCCCCGCTCCTTCTGATGGTCGCGCCTATCCTCGtctgagagggaggagggagcagAGTTTGTTTGCCCAAACGGTCTGATAGCAGAGGAACCTGACGAACCGACTCACGTTGCGGCCCGGCCCATTTCCTGATCCCTATAGCCCCCTGGGCGCGGAGGCCTGCTCCGTGTGCTTTGACTACGGATAGGTTCTTCCAAATTTCCAATCAATCACACAAAGCCACAAAATAGCAGAAGAAAAAGAGATGAGCAAACCAAAGTGCTACACGAAAAATTATAAGTGCGATCTTTTTTTTACCTCCATTCATACATTAAATTGTAAATTTGGTCCATAATACTAAATAATTCATTGACATTTTGATTAGAGTCTACAGTCTAGTCAAAGTTTAGCAACTTTTACTAGATATTACATTTATTGCAAAGAATAAAATTATAATTGCAAATTTAACTTGAAAAAAAACTTTATAATCCCATGCATTTGTTGTATGTAATAATTCTACCTCAATAGAAATGGCGGTCGTATTTAGTATTGAGAAgacattttttttatttaactTTCACTAGTACATTATTGGCTCGTTTATTGAAAGTTCACTCAACAATAGGATATGGTCAATAAAATTTTGGCAGCAGTTCAAATAAGAAGAAGATTAGCCTTATACCCTATACAATAATTCATAATTGTATGTAACGGTGAgttatttttagtttttttaatcaCAATATGCTTACACACTTCGTCCTATATATATGCATACCCACACCTTATATGAGCATATCCGAAAGATTTAGCTAGTAAATATCGAGATTTACAAAGTCAACAAAGATGTGTTGCTGTCAATGTATTGTCTACCACTAAAAGAATAGCCATATTAAATTTTAAAAGACCATTTTAAAAATGAATTCAGAAAAATACCAATACAAG
The sequence above is drawn from the Miscanthus floridulus cultivar M001 chromosome 15, ASM1932011v1, whole genome shotgun sequence genome and encodes:
- the LOC136508717 gene encoding uncharacterized protein isoform X2; its protein translation is MVGEGRAAATAVSNDAHPLDITRAHPELVMLLRGQALFDLRGMGNANRAHAYYLNHICVIYPDGFSTGIEFVDKLLVEIHAMVHREALPRKCRFSDKNKTRQCVNDYLKIYFPAFGDMEIQDGAVPVGPFGERQGNQVRCLVCHDFKKKKFSEKKLYYHQLCDPEGRQALCLASTEYIRKKIRDSLAKKRGSNSCASSSSSGWRTGTSNSSASSSSSGWRTGSVSVVRLISCFCI
- the LOC136508717 gene encoding uncharacterized protein isoform X1, producing MRLHFLNKFILPWKKTVLPIEKRIEAYDGENEELDNLEALLSVREEPPSLQEFLGAGPIAAADEVQVEQGGNQMTYKPAFAKGNGTVRSTY